Proteins from a single region of Gossypium arboreum isolate Shixiya-1 chromosome 1, ASM2569848v2, whole genome shotgun sequence:
- the LOC108482851 gene encoding E3 ubiquitin-protein ligase DA2L-like isoform X1: protein MGNKLGRKRQVVDERYTRPQGLDIDIDVDIKKLRKLILDSKLAPCYPGDEECCSDLEECPICFLYYPSLNRSRCCRKSICTECFLQMKNPNSARPTQCPFCKTPNYAVEYRGVKTKEEKGMEQIEEQRVLEAQLRMRQQELQDEEERMQKRRESSTSTGVAPGEVQNSSVAARSSGAEEVVSFQDSQPALMIKQPSNPRSNRDEFDIDLEDIMVTEAIWQSIQENCGHRNSSCRDAASLVQHVSGYRYISPAMTTVAGSSSSASAGHVCAVAGLTEWQQMTGESSPNYNVNLPAFHMLPSSSRFCCNRLDQVAENYPSAQSPVDMSADGGMTPARDEGEWGVDLGPEVAKAGTSYASSDVPADASGISMIPPQEDEIRDGFYNVSESIVPESYEEQMMLAMALSLAEGRTMRSSAGPRSSYERSSFSNR, encoded by the exons atgggCAATAAATTGGGAAGGAAGAGGCAAGTGGTGGACGAGAGGTATACACGGCCGCAAGGGTTGGATATCGATATAGATGTAGATATTAAGAAGCTGAGAAAGCTGATTCTTGATTCAAAGCTCGCTCCGTGTTATCCCGGGGATGAAGAGTGTTGTTCTGATCTTGAAGAATGCCCAATTTGCTTTTTG TATTATCCGAGTCTCAACAGATCAAGATGTTGCAGGAAAAGTATTTGTACAG AATGTTTTCTGCAGATGAAGAATCCTAATTCAGCTCGTCCTACACA GTGTCCATTCTGCAAAACCCCAAACTATGCTGTGGAGTATAGAGGTgtgaaaacaaaagaagaaaaaggcaTGGAGCAAATT GAAGAACAACGTGTATTAGAAGCACAACTTAGAATGAGGCAGCAGGAACTTCaggatgaagaagaaagaatgcaGAAAAGACGAGAATCGAGTACTTCAACTGGTGTTGCACCAGGAGAAGTTCAAAACAGTTCGGTTGCAG CTCGTTCATCTGGTGCGGAGGAAGTAGTTTCTTTTCAAGATTCACAACCTGCCTTGATGATTAAACAACCTTCAAATCCTAGGTCAAACAG GGATGAGTTTGACATAGATCTTGAGGACATAATGGTCACGGAAGCAATTTGGCAGTCAATTCAG GAGAACTGTGGACACAGAAATTCTAGCTGCAGAGATGCTGCTTCTTTAGTCCAACATGTTTCAGGATATCGTTATATCTCTCCTGCTATGACAACAGTGGCTGGTTCATCATCATCTGCTTCTGCTGGTCATGTTTGTGCGGTAGCTGGCCTAACTGAGTGGCAGCAGATGACTGGAGAATCTTCTCCCAATTATAATGTAAATTTGCCAGCATTCCATATGCTTCCCAGCAGCAGCAGGTTTTGTTGTAATAGGTTGGACCAAGTTGCTGAGAACTATCCTTCTGCACAAAGTCCGGTTGACATGTCAGCCGATGGTGGGATGACACCAGCAAGAGATGAAGGGGAATGGGGCGTAGATCTTGGACCAGAAGTAGCCAAAGCAGGGACTAGCTATGCAAGCTCTGATGTTCCGGCAGATGCTTCTGGGATCTCTATGATACCACCACAAGAAGATGAAATAAGGGACGGTTTTTATAATGTCTCTGAATCCATTGTTCCCGAAAGTTATGAGGAGCAGATGATGCTGGCTATGGCTCTATCTCTGGCTGAAGGCAGAACTATGAGAAGCAGCGCTGGACCACGGTCAAGCTATGAGCGATCATCTTTCTCAAACAGATGA
- the LOC108482851 gene encoding E3 ubiquitin-protein ligase DA2L-like isoform X2 — protein sequence MGNKLGRKRQVVDERYTRPQGLDIDIDVDIKKLRKLILDSKLAPCYPGDEECCSDLEECPICFLYYPSLNRSRCCRKSICTECFLQMKNPNSARPTQGVKTKEEKGMEQIEEQRVLEAQLRMRQQELQDEEERMQKRRESSTSTGVAPGEVQNSSVAARSSGAEEVVSFQDSQPALMIKQPSNPRSNRDEFDIDLEDIMVTEAIWQSIQENCGHRNSSCRDAASLVQHVSGYRYISPAMTTVAGSSSSASAGHVCAVAGLTEWQQMTGESSPNYNVNLPAFHMLPSSSRFCCNRLDQVAENYPSAQSPVDMSADGGMTPARDEGEWGVDLGPEVAKAGTSYASSDVPADASGISMIPPQEDEIRDGFYNVSESIVPESYEEQMMLAMALSLAEGRTMRSSAGPRSSYERSSFSNR from the exons atgggCAATAAATTGGGAAGGAAGAGGCAAGTGGTGGACGAGAGGTATACACGGCCGCAAGGGTTGGATATCGATATAGATGTAGATATTAAGAAGCTGAGAAAGCTGATTCTTGATTCAAAGCTCGCTCCGTGTTATCCCGGGGATGAAGAGTGTTGTTCTGATCTTGAAGAATGCCCAATTTGCTTTTTG TATTATCCGAGTCTCAACAGATCAAGATGTTGCAGGAAAAGTATTTGTACAG AATGTTTTCTGCAGATGAAGAATCCTAATTCAGCTCGTCCTACACA AGGTgtgaaaacaaaagaagaaaaaggcaTGGAGCAAATT GAAGAACAACGTGTATTAGAAGCACAACTTAGAATGAGGCAGCAGGAACTTCaggatgaagaagaaagaatgcaGAAAAGACGAGAATCGAGTACTTCAACTGGTGTTGCACCAGGAGAAGTTCAAAACAGTTCGGTTGCAG CTCGTTCATCTGGTGCGGAGGAAGTAGTTTCTTTTCAAGATTCACAACCTGCCTTGATGATTAAACAACCTTCAAATCCTAGGTCAAACAG GGATGAGTTTGACATAGATCTTGAGGACATAATGGTCACGGAAGCAATTTGGCAGTCAATTCAG GAGAACTGTGGACACAGAAATTCTAGCTGCAGAGATGCTGCTTCTTTAGTCCAACATGTTTCAGGATATCGTTATATCTCTCCTGCTATGACAACAGTGGCTGGTTCATCATCATCTGCTTCTGCTGGTCATGTTTGTGCGGTAGCTGGCCTAACTGAGTGGCAGCAGATGACTGGAGAATCTTCTCCCAATTATAATGTAAATTTGCCAGCATTCCATATGCTTCCCAGCAGCAGCAGGTTTTGTTGTAATAGGTTGGACCAAGTTGCTGAGAACTATCCTTCTGCACAAAGTCCGGTTGACATGTCAGCCGATGGTGGGATGACACCAGCAAGAGATGAAGGGGAATGGGGCGTAGATCTTGGACCAGAAGTAGCCAAAGCAGGGACTAGCTATGCAAGCTCTGATGTTCCGGCAGATGCTTCTGGGATCTCTATGATACCACCACAAGAAGATGAAATAAGGGACGGTTTTTATAATGTCTCTGAATCCATTGTTCCCGAAAGTTATGAGGAGCAGATGATGCTGGCTATGGCTCTATCTCTGGCTGAAGGCAGAACTATGAGAAGCAGCGCTGGACCACGGTCAAGCTATGAGCGATCATCTTTCTCAAACAGATGA